The genomic interval AAGCTAAATCGAGAGCAGTAAGTCCCCGGCTTTCCCGGATGGATGTGTCAGCGCCATGGTCGAGCATGAGTTTTACGAGGTCATTGCGGCCAAATAAAGTAGCAAACATCAGGGCAGTACCTCCATTGCTATGTTGCAGATTCAGATCGGCACCATGGGTGATCAGCAGTCCGGCAATAGGGGCATATCCTTTGAAGCAAACGCCCATTAAGGCCGTATTCCCACTAAAATCAGGTATGTTTACATCGGCACCTGCTTTAAGTAATAGCTGGACGGATTCCAGGTTTCCGTTATAACAGGCCAGAACCAGGGGTGTAAAGCCACGGCTATCCTGGGTGTTTATATCTGGCTTCTGGGCAAGCACTGTTTCCAGGAGTGTGATATCTCCAATTCGGGCCGCATGGAGAAGTGCTTCTGGCAGGCTGTTCATTTCGTACATAGCTGTAAGGTGTTATGGTGAGCTTAACCTGCGTAAGGTACTATTTTTGGCTGAAATTCCGGAGTATTATATACCTGAATGTACTTCGTTTATAAAACCCATGGCTAATAATAGCTTAAATAATGCCTGGCCATTTGTCAGGTCTGGCATACGATAAGCGTCCAAGAAGCTGGGTACTATAATAGGCATCCAGTCCGGTACAAGCCAGCACGCCGGCCTTTTCCAGGGCTACAAATCCATCCCTATGCACCAGATTATCAGCCATCTCAATGTACTGTAGGCTGCCAATAAGAAGAATAGTGCCGTTAATTTTGATATCAATCCTTTCTTCCAGCTGCATACCTATTTTTACAACGGCTTCCTGCACAAAGGGCGCTTTACAATTTTGTGTAAACTGTTCTGTAAAACCCACAGCCGTAAATTCAGAGATAGTAGTTTCATATTTGGCTGAGGTCTGGTGAGCCTTTTCATAGTCAGAGGTAGGTACATAGTTGAGGGTGTATACTTTCGAATCCAGTATATTTGTTAAGGTATCTCTTTTTACGGTATCTGGCCGGAAGAGTAATCCATACATGGCCGGATTTGCCCCAATATGTAAAATGGAATTAAAAATGGCCAGATTAGAATGGCCATTGGTGGAGATGGTGCCTACTAACACGGCTTGCTTAAATCCGGCTAAAGAGTTGATAAAGGTAGCCCGGTAACGTTGCTCCAGACTTTTAATGTCGTCCTGTGTAAAGATCATGGGTGATAAAATAGGATATAATGGGTAATCAAAGTAACAGCCAATCTTCAGCCGCTTATTACAGGTTCATAACTCACTGAATAATCAGACAAATCCTGTTGCTGTGAGATAAACAACTATTGGTGCCATTTGTTATAGCTGGTAGTCAGCTGTTTCCTTTTTTACAGTCACAACCAAATCAAATTGCTTGCGTAGCAGTGATAAACTTTCAATTATGGCTTCCAGGTCTTTTTTTCGCCGTCATCCCATTATCAGTATATTATTAGTCTTACTACTGGTGAGCGGAATCGGCGTATTTGTTTTCTTTCAGACTACCTCTAAGGAAGAACTGGTAGCCAAAGGCAAAACCATGGTCATGCCCGATCTGAAAAGCATTAAGTTTGCGGTAGACGAAATCACAGCCGATTCCCTGAAAGGCAAAGTAACCCTGCGCATCAATAACTCGCTGCCGATGACCATTGATATAGACAGCCTACAGTATAAGATAGCGATGGAAGGCGATACGGTTACCAAAGGGTATAGCCGCGAAGGTATACGCATTAACGCAAATGCCAACGACGAAATTACCGTACCTATTCGTACGAATATCAAATTGTTCCGGCAAAAAGTATTTTCGCTTCAGGGAGACAGTGCCGAAGTAGCTGTTCATGCCGTATTATTTAACCATTTTCCTGTTGTT from Rhodocytophaga rosea carries:
- a CDS encoding ankyrin repeat domain-containing protein — translated: MYEMNSLPEALLHAARIGDITLLETVLAQKPDINTQDSRGFTPLVLACYNGNLESVQLLLKAGADVNIPDFSGNTALMGVCFKGYAPIAGLLITHGADLNLQHSNGGTALMFATLFGRNDLVKLMLDHGADTSIRESRGLTALDLAYQQGNEQAIELLQRV
- a CDS encoding flavin reductase family protein encodes the protein MIFTQDDIKSLEQRYRATFINSLAGFKQAVLVGTISTNGHSNLAIFNSILHIGANPAMYGLLFRPDTVKRDTLTNILDSKVYTLNYVPTSDYEKAHQTSAKYETTISEFTAVGFTEQFTQNCKAPFVQEAVVKIGMQLEERIDIKINGTILLIGSLQYIEMADNLVHRDGFVALEKAGVLACTGLDAYYSTQLLGRLSYARPDKWPGII
- a CDS encoding LEA type 2 family protein translates to MRSSDKLSIMASRSFFRRHPIISILLVLLLVSGIGVFVFFQTTSKEELVAKGKTMVMPDLKSIKFAVDEITADSLKGKVTLRINNSLPMTIDIDSLQYKIAMEGDTVTKGYSREGIRINANANDEITVPIRTNIKLFRQKVFSLQGDSAEVAVHAVLFNHFPVVGTKDIPLSFTRKVYIPRLPKIEVEEVDISKLTFKGGTLMVKLKVTNYSEMAFTVNGFEYRFQMSDNINLKGTSNQKLNLKKKGEESITVPVDLKMDQLGEAVWEMIFKSDDTPYTMSGNLHIQTESALGKFDYGFQTSGTLKELKETAKDISKDVKELKGKK